A single genomic interval of Flavihumibacter rivuli harbors:
- a CDS encoding RHS repeat domain-containing protein produces MKKILLSLTLFCSVTVLKAQYYFKDIITTNQTNQLFIQLKQNQVRKVAFSSYEGNSAESAGFTGEQQIDPKRNSITTITRTTVVGEAFLTTYYNEAGLLVRTTDSAQNASNSSEYTYDAQKRLVSIAVKSQSDNVTTTEKHLWSYDAKGLPAQMLRIRNNTDTTTVSFQYDERGNVVEEKAIRKNLPPVTVYYYYDALNRLTDVVRYNAKAKRLLPDYMFEYNEGLQLKKMITVPEGSNEYLTWYYQYLPNGLKRMDLCYNKQQQLMGKVEYEYE; encoded by the coding sequence ATGAAAAAAATCCTGCTCTCCCTTACCCTTTTTTGCAGCGTAACCGTCCTCAAAGCGCAATATTATTTTAAGGACATCATCACTACCAACCAAACCAACCAGTTATTCATCCAACTGAAACAGAACCAGGTGAGGAAGGTGGCCTTTTCCAGCTATGAAGGCAATTCAGCAGAATCGGCGGGATTTACAGGGGAACAGCAGATTGACCCTAAAAGGAACAGCATCACCACCATTACCAGGACAACGGTTGTGGGGGAAGCTTTCCTGACTACTTATTATAACGAAGCAGGGTTACTGGTAAGGACAACCGATAGTGCCCAGAACGCCTCTAACAGTTCGGAATATACCTATGATGCACAAAAACGGCTGGTATCGATCGCGGTAAAAAGCCAGTCAGATAATGTCACTACAACCGAAAAACACCTATGGAGCTATGATGCCAAAGGACTGCCTGCCCAAATGCTGCGCATCAGGAACAATACCGATACCACAACAGTCAGCTTCCAGTATGACGAAAGGGGCAATGTAGTGGAAGAAAAGGCCATCCGTAAGAACCTCCCCCCGGTTACCGTTTATTATTATTATGATGCCCTGAACAGGTTAACGGATGTGGTGCGTTACAACGCCAAGGCCAAGAGGTTACTGCCTGATTATATGTTCGAATACAATGAAGGCCTCCAGCTCAAAAAGATGATCACGGTGCCGGAAGGCAGCAATGAGTACCTGACCTGGTATTATCAATACCTTCCGAACGGGTTAAAACGCATGGACCTTTGCTATAACAAGCAACAGCAACTGATGGGTAAGGTGGAGTATGAGTATGAGTGA
- a CDS encoding DUF3667 domain-containing protein codes for MSHYQERKEKDCLNCGTIVEGRYCHNCGQENLEPRETLWGLITHFVYDITHFDGKFFSTLKYLLFRPGFLSSEYIKGRRNSYLHPIRMYVFTSAFFFLIFFTIYRVDQIGESKKTQLVNEKERLERAKKSLLEDRSKLNDVVLVKTLDSVVAGLDKDIARMELELSKNAIDTLSSPDMQKVIRDSLKAKGVPVEDDQRLKLSAGRAAIEFGEDGKPKETIKSGELDYSSMEAYVRMQKALPADKRDGWLTKAFTTKMLAIVEEGNKDEKKALQKFISNLVHSIPKMLFISLPIFAFILKLLYRRRKDLMVPDHGIFAIHLYCATFIVLLVWFGVARAYEATDWGPLGFVMFMIILLIYFYLYKAMRNFYGQSRKRTIAKFILLNMLSFVMMLFLLVIFTVISAAQMSGSAH; via the coding sequence GTGTCCCATTACCAGGAAAGAAAGGAAAAGGATTGCCTGAACTGCGGAACCATTGTTGAAGGCAGGTATTGTCATAATTGTGGTCAGGAGAATCTTGAACCCAGGGAAACCCTTTGGGGGCTGATCACCCACTTTGTGTATGATATCACCCATTTCGACGGGAAATTCTTCAGCACCCTGAAGTACCTCCTGTTCAGGCCCGGATTCCTTTCCTCTGAATATATCAAGGGGCGAAGGAACAGTTACCTCCACCCGATCCGGATGTATGTGTTCACTTCCGCATTCTTTTTCCTGATCTTTTTCACCATTTACAGGGTTGACCAGATCGGGGAATCAAAAAAGACCCAATTGGTCAACGAGAAAGAACGCCTGGAAAGGGCAAAGAAAAGCCTCCTGGAAGACCGGTCCAAACTGAATGATGTGGTCCTTGTCAAGACCCTGGATTCAGTAGTTGCCGGATTGGATAAGGATATCGCCAGGATGGAGCTGGAACTCAGTAAGAATGCGATAGATACGCTTTCCAGCCCCGATATGCAAAAAGTTATAAGGGACTCCCTAAAGGCGAAAGGGGTGCCGGTGGAAGATGACCAGCGATTGAAGCTGTCGGCAGGTCGGGCTGCCATAGAGTTTGGTGAAGATGGAAAGCCCAAGGAAACCATCAAAAGCGGGGAATTGGATTACTCGAGTATGGAAGCCTATGTCAGGATGCAGAAGGCCCTGCCGGCTGACAAGCGTGATGGCTGGCTAACAAAGGCTTTTACTACCAAAATGCTCGCCATAGTTGAGGAGGGTAACAAGGATGAGAAAAAGGCTTTACAGAAATTCATCAGCAACCTTGTCCACAGTATTCCCAAAATGCTGTTCATCTCACTTCCCATCTTCGCATTCATCCTTAAATTGTTGTACAGGAGGCGGAAAGACCTTATGGTGCCTGACCACGGGATATTTGCCATCCACCTGTATTGCGCCACCTTCATCGTTTTGTTGGTCTGGTTTGGGGTCGCCCGGGCCTATGAGGCTACGGACTGGGGCCCTTTAGGATTTGTAATGTTTATGATCATCTTACTGATCTATTTTTACCTGTATAAGGCGATGCGTAATTTCTACGGCCAGAGCCGGAAAAGGACGATTGCCAAGTTCATTTTATTGAATATGCTTTCCTTCGTTATGATGTTGTTCCTGTTGGTCATTTTTACCGTGATCAGTGCAGCACAAATGAGTGGAAGCGCCCATTAA
- the mazG gene encoding nucleoside triphosphate pyrophosphohydrolase codes for MDRAAVAAEFLRLLGIMDDLREKCPWDRKQTIQSLRQLSIEELYELADAISTEDWKGIKEELGDLFLHLVFYAKIGAEQGRFTLDEVLAGINQKLIDRHPHIYGDVKVENEDDVKRNWEQLKLKEGKKSVLSGVPKSLPATVKAMRLQEKAKQVGFEWDNRDQVWDKVTEEMDELKEALAGGDAERIEEEFGDLVFSMINYARFLQVDAEHALERTNKKFMDRFTRMEAMASEQGKALADMNLAEMDALWNIIKSQKT; via the coding sequence ATGGATAGAGCTGCCGTTGCTGCTGAGTTTTTAAGGCTATTAGGGATCATGGATGACCTGAGGGAGAAATGTCCCTGGGACCGCAAGCAAACCATCCAGTCGCTCCGTCAATTGTCAATTGAAGAATTGTACGAACTGGCTGATGCTATTTCGACTGAAGATTGGAAAGGCATCAAGGAAGAGTTGGGGGACCTGTTCCTGCACCTGGTATTCTATGCAAAGATCGGTGCTGAACAAGGCAGGTTCACCCTCGATGAGGTGTTGGCCGGCATCAACCAGAAACTGATCGACCGCCATCCCCATATATACGGTGATGTAAAGGTGGAGAACGAAGATGATGTGAAGCGGAACTGGGAACAGTTGAAATTAAAAGAGGGGAAGAAATCTGTCCTCAGCGGGGTGCCAAAGTCCTTGCCGGCAACAGTCAAAGCCATGCGGTTGCAGGAAAAAGCCAAACAGGTAGGCTTTGAATGGGATAACCGTGACCAGGTTTGGGATAAGGTAACAGAGGAGATGGACGAGTTGAAAGAAGCCTTAGCCGGAGGGGATGCTGAAAGGATCGAGGAAGAATTTGGCGACCTGGTTTTTTCCATGATCAACTATGCACGCTTTTTGCAGGTAGATGCTGAACATGCCCTGGAGCGGACCAACAAGAAGTTCATGGATCGCTTCACCCGGATGGAGGCAATGGCCTCTGAGCAGGGGAAAGCCCTTGCTGACATGAACCTGGCTGAAATGGATGCTTTGTGGAATATCATTAAATCGCAAAAAACCTAG
- a CDS encoding sensor histidine kinase has translation MRSFVLQVLKRNAYYILAAAWLFTIAFIINNYFAGASSARYLRTGIEERIQQQEVGFKDLVKDTLLFKVLSNGSYQQSHLDRVTKLPYGLFIYRPQPYGNWQISFWNTQQVLPNSDIIYSSASSQFIQLQNGQYVFIRKELSIGKEKRLVVALLPVRSEYFIQNKNLKRSFAGFPQAESSVATSVYETEFPVKSISGEILFFLQPRNIYANQNSNEWSLLLTVIGVMLLLMALHHAAVSIVEEYGFFKGFLFLFLTVVVLRWATFWFSDIFSWRTYELFDPSIYSSSSLLPSLGDLLINVFLFCWLMLFLYRRVSLVRISRFGEGFTRNFFIACAAIILLGTTFSFAYIIKTLISDARISFNVTNFFSLDIYSFYGFIVLTTLALSYFLLSSFLLKTISPLKPMERVLLYSIMAVAGLSFLTFMRNSSLLELYIFVLLWLIGYVWLMKRPFLLRLGERWNLSVALLWMFVYSASIAVIIQNENRRIEIDQRKRTAEKLALRADPSSERLLSIALTYFDNDFLLDNFYRFGLASANQYLKDSLINKNFSAYLNKYDTRIYTFDNQEQPLYNNDPISYDTLNTIFMIEGKPTNVVDLRYFEKAFDKFSYISKKTVTDTIGSIVGYMFILSEPKKYKSDALVPELFRSRKDFMPDEYSPVYSYAIYNNKELLDYYNEYAFPIRLADAQLPKNNFTQRRNGDYDELWFRDNNKVVVIARRDNLWLESITLVAYLFSSFLLLMGVYRIITVLMQSRLKLSAIRQRMQLNLRIQIHTIIISISIFSFLVIGATTIFFFINRYNKNKQDQLSRAIQIIASEVQSRMVNKEVFSDMVRLYEEGANEALETLSREVAEIHGTDFNLYDLNGELKVSSNPFIYDKGILSVRMNPDAYFNMHRKRLVQFATQEEIVGISYHSIYAPVRDEEGNPYAYLNMPSFDSQVDLKREISNFLVTIINLNAFIFLLAGVIAVFITNRITSSFSLISEKMRAVSLGQHNEAIEWNREDEIGELVKEYNKMVNKLEESAVALAKSEREGAWREMARQVAHEIKNPLTPMKLSIQYLQKAIDSNTGDVKQLTSNVARTLVEQIDHLSKIASEFSQFANISNARIERFDLHDVLYSLSHLYESNEQLEFSWKPVHRQVMLNADKTQINRLFTNLLQNAVEATQGLEHCVVTVEEELRDLVIVVKVSDNGSGIPEATQSRIFTPNFTTKTSGTGLGLAMCKGIVEQAHGRIWFETNEGKGTTFYVELPIEQVS, from the coding sequence TTGAGAAGTTTTGTCCTGCAGGTATTGAAAAGGAACGCCTATTATATCCTGGCCGCTGCCTGGCTATTCACCATCGCATTCATCATCAATAATTATTTTGCAGGGGCATCTTCTGCCCGCTACCTGAGGACGGGGATTGAGGAGAGGATACAGCAACAGGAAGTTGGTTTCAAGGACCTGGTTAAAGACACCCTTCTGTTTAAGGTGCTTTCCAATGGCAGTTACCAGCAAAGCCACCTTGACAGGGTAACAAAGCTTCCCTACGGCCTTTTCATCTACCGACCACAGCCTTATGGTAACTGGCAGATCAGTTTCTGGAATACCCAACAGGTATTGCCTAATTCTGACATCATTTATAGTTCTGCTTCCAGTCAGTTCATTCAACTCCAGAATGGACAGTATGTATTTATCAGGAAGGAGTTGTCAATAGGGAAGGAAAAACGCCTGGTGGTCGCCTTGCTTCCAGTCAGGTCGGAATATTTCATCCAGAATAAGAACCTGAAACGATCCTTTGCTGGCTTTCCCCAGGCAGAGTCCAGTGTGGCGACTTCCGTTTACGAAACGGAGTTTCCGGTGAAAAGCATTAGCGGGGAAATCCTTTTCTTTCTCCAGCCCAGGAATATCTATGCCAACCAGAACTCAAACGAATGGTCGTTGTTGCTGACTGTCATTGGGGTGATGTTGTTGCTGATGGCATTGCATCATGCAGCGGTAAGTATTGTAGAGGAGTATGGATTTTTCAAGGGATTCCTCTTCCTCTTCCTCACTGTTGTGGTCCTCAGGTGGGCTACTTTCTGGTTTAGTGATATTTTCTCCTGGAGGACCTATGAACTCTTTGATCCCTCCATTTATAGTTCAAGTTCCCTCCTGCCATCATTAGGCGACCTGCTCATTAACGTATTCCTGTTCTGCTGGCTGATGCTCTTCCTGTACAGGAGGGTAAGCCTGGTCAGGATATCCAGGTTCGGCGAGGGTTTTACCAGGAATTTTTTCATTGCTTGTGCTGCAATTATCCTTTTGGGTACGACCTTTTCATTTGCCTATATCATCAAGACCCTGATCTCCGATGCCAGGATATCCTTTAATGTGACCAATTTTTTCAGCCTGGATATCTACAGTTTCTATGGATTCATTGTGTTGACCACCCTGGCTTTAAGTTATTTCCTCCTTTCCTCTTTCCTATTAAAGACCATCAGTCCATTGAAGCCCATGGAGCGGGTATTGTTGTATTCCATCATGGCAGTAGCAGGCCTTTCCTTCCTCACCTTCATGCGCAACAGCAGCCTGCTGGAGCTCTATATCTTTGTGTTGCTTTGGCTGATCGGCTATGTATGGCTCATGAAGAGGCCATTTCTGCTCAGGTTGGGTGAGCGCTGGAACCTTTCTGTAGCCTTGCTATGGATGTTTGTTTATTCTGCTTCCATTGCAGTGATCATCCAGAATGAGAACAGGCGCATTGAGATCGACCAACGCAAACGGACTGCAGAGAAGCTGGCACTACGGGCTGACCCTTCGAGTGAAAGGTTGCTGAGCATTGCCCTTACTTATTTCGATAACGATTTCCTGCTGGATAATTTTTACCGGTTTGGCCTGGCATCTGCCAACCAATACCTGAAGGATAGCCTGATCAATAAGAACTTCAGCGCCTACCTCAATAAGTACGATACCAGGATCTATACTTTCGACAACCAGGAACAACCCTTATACAATAATGATCCCATTTCCTATGATACCCTCAATACTATTTTCATGATAGAGGGGAAGCCTACGAATGTGGTGGACCTGAGGTATTTTGAAAAGGCATTCGATAAGTTCTCCTATATCAGCAAGAAAACAGTTACGGATACCATTGGCAGTATTGTGGGATATATGTTCATCCTTTCGGAGCCCAAGAAATACAAGAGTGATGCCCTGGTGCCGGAGTTGTTCCGGTCCAGGAAGGATTTTATGCCCGATGAATACTCGCCTGTCTATAGTTATGCGATCTATAACAACAAGGAATTGCTGGATTATTACAACGAGTATGCTTTCCCTATCCGGCTGGCCGATGCCCAGTTGCCGAAGAATAATTTTACCCAGCGCAGGAATGGTGATTATGATGAATTATGGTTCAGGGATAATAACAAGGTAGTGGTCATTGCCCGTCGTGATAACCTGTGGCTGGAATCCATTACGCTGGTAGCCTACCTCTTTAGCTCCTTTTTATTGTTAATGGGTGTTTACCGGATCATTACCGTCCTTATGCAATCACGGCTGAAGTTGTCGGCGATACGGCAGCGTATGCAACTGAACCTTCGTATCCAGATCCATACCATCATCATTTCCATCAGTATATTTTCTTTCCTGGTGATCGGGGCCACTACCATCTTCTTTTTCATCAATCGCTACAATAAGAATAAGCAGGACCAATTGAGCAGGGCCATCCAGATCATTGCCAGTGAGGTGCAGAGCAGGATGGTGAATAAGGAAGTTTTCAGTGATATGGTGAGGCTCTATGAAGAAGGGGCCAATGAAGCGCTGGAGACCCTTTCCCGTGAGGTGGCCGAGATCCATGGTACGGACTTCAACCTGTATGACCTGAATGGTGAACTGAAGGTTTCCTCTAATCCCTTCATTTATGATAAAGGGATATTGAGTGTAAGGATGAATCCTGATGCCTATTTCAATATGCATCGTAAGCGCCTGGTCCAGTTCGCGACCCAGGAGGAGATCGTGGGGATCAGTTATCATAGTATCTATGCCCCTGTAAGGGATGAGGAGGGTAACCCCTATGCCTACCTGAATATGCCATCCTTTGACTCGCAGGTGGACCTTAAAAGGGAGATTTCGAATTTCCTGGTGACCATCATTAACCTTAATGCCTTTATCTTCCTGCTTGCCGGGGTGATAGCGGTCTTCATTACCAACAGGATCACCTCATCGTTTTCGCTTATCAGTGAGAAGATGCGTGCGGTAAGTCTCGGGCAGCATAATGAGGCGATCGAATGGAACAGGGAAGATGAGATCGGAGAACTGGTGAAGGAATATAATAAGATGGTAAACAAGCTGGAGGAGAGTGCCGTTGCACTGGCCAAGAGTGAAAGGGAAGGGGCCTGGCGGGAAATGGCCCGGCAGGTGGCGCATGAGATCAAGAACCCGCTGACCCCAATGAAGCTCAGCATACAATACTTGCAAAAGGCAATCGACAGCAATACAGGTGATGTGAAGCAACTTACTTCCAATGTGGCGCGGACCCTGGTGGAACAGATCGATCACCTGTCCAAGATCGCATCCGAGTTTTCGCAGTTCGCAAATATCAGCAATGCCAGGATCGAACGATTCGACCTCCATGATGTGCTGTATTCATTGTCGCATCTCTATGAATCGAATGAGCAATTGGAGTTCAGCTGGAAGCCTGTCCACCGCCAGGTAATGCTGAATGCGGATAAGACACAGATCAACCGCCTCTTCACCAACCTGCTGCAAAATGCGGTTGAGGCAACACAAGGCTTGGAACATTGTGTAGTTACGGTTGAAGAGGAGTTAAGGGATCTTGTTATCGTAGTGAAAGTGAGTGATAACGGAAGCGGTATCCCCGAAGCAACACAGTCCAGGATCTTTACACCCAATTTCACTACCAAGACCTCCGGTACCGGACTAGGCCTGGCGATGTGTAAAGGAATCGTAGAACAGGCCCATGGGCGCATCTGGTTTGAAACGAATGAAGGCAAAGGGACTACCTTCTATGTTGAATTGCCGATAGAGCAGGTGTCTTGA
- a CDS encoding DNA polymerase/3'-5' exonuclease PolX: MDNYAIADQFSLLSKLMDIHGENSFKAKSYATAAFNIEKLPLQLSDTPREKIAGMKGIGDSSAKKIMELLDTGKLQVLVDLVAQTPPGVLEMLNIKGLGPKKIATIWKEMGIESLGELLYACNENRLLMYKGFGEKTQESVKQSINFYLHNKGHFLFAEIESYANQVLAAISKQFPDHHHQLAGEIRRQANTITALQLITTTPLATLEQFLQQQNFSCATTPANELEATGPEGARMVFIGTSKDKFVTDSFTSSCSREFLDQLKARTGFDDNREYPDEGSIFETLGLPFIPDYQRDLPALLDKAIANSLPEPIMVQDIRGIIHSHSNWSDGLHTIEEMAKGCISKGYEYLVISDHSRSAGYANGLSVERIREQHAYIDELNARLEPFKIFKSIECDILGDGSLDYPDDVLAGFDLVIASVHSNLKMTAEKAMQRLLRAIEHPATTILGHMTGRLLLSRPGYPIDHEQVIDACVKHKVVLEINAHPRRLDIDYSWIPYAMEKGALLSINPDAHQVEGFDDVRYGVISARKGGLTAASNLSSFNLAAFETFLSANRKI, from the coding sequence ATGGATAATTACGCAATAGCTGACCAATTCTCCCTCCTATCCAAACTGATGGATATCCACGGGGAAAATTCATTCAAGGCAAAATCATACGCTACCGCGGCCTTTAACATTGAAAAACTGCCGCTTCAATTGTCTGATACCCCCAGGGAAAAGATCGCCGGCATGAAAGGGATTGGCGACTCTTCCGCGAAAAAGATCATGGAACTATTGGACACGGGTAAGCTCCAGGTATTGGTTGACCTGGTTGCACAAACCCCACCCGGTGTGCTGGAGATGCTCAACATCAAAGGACTTGGCCCCAAGAAGATCGCCACCATCTGGAAAGAGATGGGTATCGAATCATTGGGTGAACTCCTGTATGCCTGTAATGAGAACAGGTTGCTGATGTACAAAGGTTTTGGGGAAAAGACCCAGGAGAGTGTAAAACAGTCCATCAATTTCTACCTGCACAATAAAGGACATTTCCTTTTTGCAGAGATTGAAAGCTATGCCAACCAGGTACTGGCAGCCATCAGCAAACAGTTCCCTGACCACCACCATCAACTGGCGGGTGAGATCAGGCGACAGGCCAACACCATCACCGCCCTACAACTCATAACAACCACCCCCCTGGCAACCTTAGAACAGTTCCTGCAGCAACAAAACTTCAGTTGCGCCACAACCCCCGCTAATGAATTGGAAGCAACAGGACCTGAAGGGGCACGAATGGTATTCATTGGCACAAGCAAGGATAAATTCGTTACCGACAGCTTTACGAGTAGCTGCAGCAGGGAATTTCTGGACCAACTGAAAGCACGTACCGGCTTTGATGATAACAGGGAATACCCTGACGAGGGAAGCATTTTCGAAACCCTTGGCCTGCCCTTCATTCCTGACTATCAACGGGACCTACCTGCCCTTCTGGATAAGGCCATTGCCAATTCCCTGCCTGAGCCAATAATGGTGCAGGACATCAGGGGCATCATCCATAGTCATAGCAACTGGAGCGATGGATTGCATACCATTGAGGAAATGGCCAAAGGCTGTATCAGCAAAGGCTATGAATACCTGGTGATCAGTGACCACAGCAGGTCCGCAGGTTATGCTAACGGACTTTCGGTTGAGCGCATCCGGGAGCAACATGCCTATATTGATGAATTGAATGCAAGGCTGGAACCTTTTAAGATCTTCAAAAGCATTGAGTGTGATATCCTGGGCGATGGCTCACTCGATTATCCCGATGATGTCTTGGCAGGCTTTGACCTCGTTATCGCTTCTGTACACAGCAACCTGAAAATGACCGCTGAAAAGGCCATGCAGCGCTTGCTCAGGGCCATTGAACACCCCGCAACCACAATTCTGGGCCATATGACCGGGAGGTTATTGTTAAGCCGCCCGGGCTATCCTATTGACCATGAACAGGTGATCGACGCCTGTGTAAAGCATAAGGTGGTCCTTGAGATCAATGCCCACCCGCGAAGACTCGATATTGATTATAGCTGGATCCCATATGCCATGGAAAAAGGGGCCCTTCTTTCCATTAATCCAGATGCCCACCAGGTGGAAGGATTTGATGATGTGCGCTACGGCGTGATCAGCGCCAGGAAGGGCGGCCTGACAGCAGCCAGCAACCTCAGCAGCTTCAACCTTGCCGCATTCGAAACATTCCTGTCTGCCAACAGGAAGATCTGA
- the rpmA gene encoding 50S ribosomal protein L27: MAHKKGEGSVKNGRDSQSKRLGVKIYGGQPAISGNIIVRQRGTSYHPGKNVGVGRDFTLFALADGVVEFRKTRENKTIVSINPVEVSA; the protein is encoded by the coding sequence ATGGCACACAAAAAAGGTGAAGGTAGTGTAAAGAACGGACGCGACTCACAAAGCAAGCGCCTGGGTGTAAAGATCTATGGTGGTCAGCCCGCTATTTCCGGTAACATCATCGTTCGTCAGCGTGGTACTTCCTACCATCCTGGTAAGAACGTAGGTGTTGGAAGGGATTTCACACTGTTCGCTCTGGCTGATGGTGTGGTTGAATTCCGCAAGACCAGGGAAAACAAGACCATCGTTTCTATCAACCCGGTTGAAGTTTCTGCTTAA
- the rplU gene encoding 50S ribosomal protein L21: MFAVVKIAGQQFKVQKDQTLYVPQLAGNAGDKVEFPEVLLVDNNGTLTAGDAVKATVKAEIVDHLQGDKVIAFKMKRRKGFRKKIGHRAHYTKIKINEIA, translated from the coding sequence ATGTTTGCAGTTGTTAAAATAGCCGGTCAGCAATTCAAGGTTCAGAAGGACCAGACTTTGTATGTTCCCCAATTGGCAGGTAACGCCGGCGATAAGGTAGAGTTTCCAGAAGTATTGCTGGTGGATAACAACGGAACCCTCACTGCTGGTGATGCGGTTAAGGCTACAGTTAAGGCCGAGATCGTTGACCATCTGCAGGGTGACAAAGTGATCGCCTTTAAAATGAAAAGGAGGAAAGGTTTCCGTAAGAAGATCGGACACCGCGCTCACTACACCAAAATCAAGATCAACGAAATCGCTTAA